The Electrophorus electricus isolate fEleEle1 chromosome 4, fEleEle1.pri, whole genome shotgun sequence region AGACAGAGAACGTGGCGGAGCCCTGCAGCTAAGTTAAACTGTCAATCTGTAGCTCCGTCCGAAAATCCGAGCTAAATTAAGGAGAAGCACAGCACTGGACCACAGCCAAAACAATTACGGACCGCTAGCATGGACACAACAGATGATGCTGGGGCTTCGTTTCCCTGGCGACCTGCCACGGCCTCTCTCACGGGAGAGGCACGTGAGTAGAGACAATGTGGACCAAGAACTTTTCGTTCGGGCTGGAGTCacgggtttgtttgtttgcttaataacaaaaccttttttgatGCTGATCAGAAAGGTGGTGGCGATCAAAAAATAACTGTTCGACAAACAATCCTGCTTAATTTTATCCAGAAGGTCTGAAGAGTTGAACCATTTTCTGAAGGTCTACCTAAAACCTGATTATCCAGGAGCTTTTGTTCTTCATACCACAGACGCGCCTGCCACGACTAGTTAAATTACATAAGGTTTTTATTTATCCATTAAGGACACATTGCTGACTTTATTATTAAGATTATTTAAACCAAGATTCAAACATCCCCCTGATGTAAAGATCCTCTTTGACACAAATATTCAACTGGAGACTTTTGTGCgccgtgtgtgtttgcaggatggGAGAATATAGTCACTGCTCCATAGTCCCCGCAGTCCTCTCGACGTGGTGCGCGCACAAGTTCAAGAAAAATCCTTTTGTTTTTACGTTTGTTTTTTGTACCATTAAATACAGGAGGTTTATTTTGATTTGCTGAAAGGAAATGAATATACTTAAACAGGTGGACGAATGTgcataaataacacaaatatctgcTCAGAATCAATATCTGTGCACGAGAAAACCCTCTCCCGGTTCTTGTGATTAGCTTCGTTTCTATTGCTCGAGTACAAGTTGTGCACAAAATGTATACAAGCTTGAACTGCACAGTTAACACGCAAAACTACCGCTAATACGCGTAAACCTTTACCGTCTACTGTAGGAGCGCATCCATACTGGCATGTCGGGCCAGTAATATACGACGTTGTGGTGGCATTCATGTGCGCTCATTTCGTAAATGCGATATTTCCGACACGACCTGGAGGCAGCAGAACATACCCTGGACATACACCAGACCAGCTGGAGATCTACTGAGATCTATTGCCATACGGGACTCTCACCACcacagctttacacatgttGAGTTCACTTTGCACACAGGAATTTGTGTACTGCAAACCGAGTCTCGTCTACCTTCTAACTTGTGTATTTATCCCGCGTGTTAGTATGTGCACACTGTAATTGGAATTGAGTTCAGGACACGTGccttgtgtatttgtgcacagtTGAACTCGGGAGCATCTCCGGATGTTGCGTCCTAAGCTCCAGGCGTTTGCAGATCCTAGAAACGTCCGTGTGCCGTGCAGACGAGGATGAAATGTTCTGAAAGCAATGCGATATAAACGCAATGAGATCCGGTATAGGGCGAAAAACATGTTTAGTGCAAAGAGCAGATGAGGTATTACTGAGAGAATGTTGCAGAAATAGTTACATTAGCTGAGCATCACTGAATTTGATGAGAATTACTAAGTGAGttgtcatgtgtatgtgtgtgtgtgtgtgtgtgtgtgtgtgtgtgtgtgtgtgtgtgtatatatatatatatatatatatatatatatatatatatatatatatatatatatatatatataaaaccaaacataaatataataaaaacgTGAAGATGaataaaagaacacacattGATTGATTTGAGAACAAAGTGATCTTGATATAATTATCCATTCTGTTATGAATCATTTTTATCTTaccaaaatacatatttttaaaaaggaggcAACTCAGCTGTTAGTGAAAGGTCCCGCTTGTGTTGCTCTGGCGCCATCTCCTGGCctacaacagcaaacaaacaggcTAAAAAGTCGCTCAACAAAGTTTTAATGGAtccactgttgttttgtttccccaGTCTTTGGTAAATAACTCACGTTTCTATTTGTGGTTAATATTAAGACTGACTTTTTATTGAACACTTTCAATGTAATTAACAAGCTACATTGGTATTTGTAATGAATTGCCGCTAATTCATGAAACACGTAGCAGGGTGTCATGTATGTCATACTACACTAATGAGTGGGAGGTGGGTACCAGTATCTGCACAGTGTGACAGATCACTGATTATATTGATATCCTATTATCATCAGAGTAAATAAACTCAATGATCCTAGTCTCATTCAGAAACTTTCTAATTACGGTACCGTAATATAATAAAGCACTATGAATCACGAATTAAGAGCTTAAATTAGGTTTTTCCTTAGTTAGTCATCAATAAATATTAGTTGTTGCTATACACTAGTAAACAGCTGCAAAGTCCTGATCAGGAATCACATCTGAACAGTTTGTGAAAAAGCATTAAATttatgcactggggaaaactgtTATACTGTATTTGTTGATCGCATATATTCTATTCTCGTAATGCTCATACATTCCACTCATACAGAAAATTATGAGCATTGAGAACATGTGAAGATTTGTAGTGTGGACAGGGAAGGACTTAGTACTTGGTCTAGGCACCGTGGTCATCTAGTTGAAGTGATGTTTAAATGCATCACTAAAAGGCTCACACAAGCCACTCTCACACTACCTGCCACTGATCGCATGACATTATGAATCCACACAGTAGGGAATAACCCTAAATTGGTCACCTGTGCTAAATTAGCCGAGCAAGGTATTTTACCATATCCAAGTCCCAGCTGTCTCATTCCACATCTATTACTCTAATATTACTTATATTACTTCTACCGTCAGTAACGTAatatctttgttgttgttgttacattttcacattgcaAAGATCTGCTAAAAGTTCCTCGAGGCTGCTGAGCTGTGTTGGAGCGACGTGCCACTCTGAGGGCTGCATGGGTAATGTGGGCATCGCTGAGGACTGTGGAGTCCAGATGTCACGCTCTCTGACTCCAGCTCATGTCATACTCCTGTGTGGGCCATGGAACAACAATCTTCTGGATAAGACCTCAccactgaacatttttaactttattATAAGCAGTAATCCATCCGTACGTGTTAAGTGAAGTACAAATCAGGCAAGTACGTTTTCAGTTCATTAGTAATATTTGATTTCACATCCAAGGGAGTTAGTCTAATTTAAACTAGTCTAATTTATCTAAGTAATGATGTGCATGTCGTGAATTGTTGAAAGACGTTTCATTGcatcaaaagaaaaatcatataCATTGCGCGAATATAATAATctttaaaagaaacatacaataTCTCCTTGCTGATTTTTACACGTCTTTCTCGCTTAGCAAAACACAGGGAGAGCAGACACACCACGGGAGTTACACAGTACTAAAtcaaaccaaaatgaaaaacaaatgactaaGATGGTACTACTGAGTAAAGCAGCACATATTAGCCAGAACGCAGGGTGTCTTTTATTTTGGTGAGTGTGGCGATCAGTAGAAGGAAGTTCGTTTCAGAATGTATGGCCTTCTGACTTTGTTGGTGTGCAGCTGCCTCTTCAGAATATAGGgagattttcttttcagtggATTCTCGCTCTCCTCATCCACTTGGAGGTATTCTTCACCGTCCTGAAACTGAAAGAAGAGACAGGCGTGGCCTTGACAAGCACCGCTAAGGTGTTGCTCGCAGGTTACACACAGGTTGTGGACAGGTGTGTGAAAGTGTAACACAGCTAATACAGGCAGGCAGGGGCTGACTGCTTGAGAGGGATGTGTTCacggcagtgtgtgtgtgtgtgtgtgtgtgtgtgtgtgtgtgtgtattagcaCTCAAGCACAGCAAAAATACCTACATCTGCCCTTCCATTTACCTCACCCAGTCCCAttcattattctctctctctcttcccttacCTCTCTGGGATGAAGTATTTTGCAGAGAGTCTGGAGGTCGTACAGCTGCTCCAGTGTTGGGGTAAGGACAGCATCGAGCCTCTGCTCAAATCCTGCCTGAATCTCCTCATCGGTCCTGTCCTGCCAAGGCTCAGTGACGCTCCCCAACATCCTGCACATGTTCAGCAAAGGCAGCTGCCACAAGGGGGCGCTATGTCTGCTCTGCTTTACCTACGAACACACAAAACCACCTTTCATATGCCATATCATAAAGCAAGACCAAAACCATTTTTAAAGCGACAGCATCGTTGTTTTCTTAGGCCAAGTAAACGCTTATTATTTTTTGACTAATGATCGTGTTtgattaaacacattttcccTGCGCAATTTTACGGCTTGAGTGACTTTGTTATTCACAGGAGCAtcttacggcatttagctgacgcttttatccaacgCAACTTACAATCAAGActggagggttaagggtcttgctcaggggcccagtaGTGACAactgggcagtggtgggacttgaaccagcaaccttctgattactagtcaagtactttaaccactgccCGAGATCTTAACATCGTCTAATCCTGGGATTGGGGCTATACATCTAGTTTAGCGATGCTGAGTGTGTGGGGAAAAAACTTGTATAAACGTGATCTCAGGCTCAAGatagaaattaaaatgtacaattaatTTGGTTTAAAAACCATAAAGTTCACAGCTAACTGCATCATTAGACGTGAAGACCACAACGTTTGTCTTTTACATTCTCCCACGGCACTTGGTGATGTGCTTTAGGCGGTCTAACAAATGTGATTGGTGAAACTGGTCGGGAAAAGCGGTTTTTAATGATAGCTCCTAAAGCTTTGCCTCTCCGTGATTTACAGCGCAGCGCTGGCCTGCTACT contains the following coding sequences:
- the nts gene encoding neurotensin/neuromedin N isoform X5; the protein is MQVQMTSVVILFLICNGRCTDGDRRTVAMEEETLARLLASEVKQSRHSAPLWQLPLLNMCRMLGSVTEPWQDRTDEEIQAGFEQRLDAVLTPTLEQLYDLQTLCKILHPREFQDGEEYLQVDEESENPLKRKSPYILKRQLHTNKVRRPYILKRTSFY
- the nts gene encoding neurotensin/neuromedin N isoform X1; protein product: MQVQMTSVVILFLICNGRCTGAEHPALTERSHATDDQKGCARESLCSSYSSADGDRRTVAMEEETLARLLASEVKQSRHSAPLWQLPLLNMCRMLGSVTEPWQDRTDEEIQAGFEQRLDAVLTPTLEQLYDLQTLCKILHPREFQDGEEYLQVDEESENPLKRKSPYILKRQLHTNKVRRPYILKRTSFY
- the nts gene encoding neurotensin/neuromedin N isoform X3 — protein: MQVQMTSVVILFLICNGRCTGAEHPALTERSHATDGDRRTVAMEEETLARLLASEVKQSRHSAPLWQLPLLNMCRMLGSVTEPWQDRTDEEIQAGFEQRLDAVLTPTLEQLYDLQTLCKILHPREFQDGEEYLQVDEESENPLKRKSPYILKRQLHTNKVRRPYILKRTSFY
- the nts gene encoding neurotensin/neuromedin N isoform X4; the protein is MQVQMTSVVILFLICNGRCTADGDRRTVAMEEETLARLLASEVKQSRHSAPLWQLPLLNMCRMLGSVTEPWQDRTDEEIQAGFEQRLDAVLTPTLEQLYDLQTLCKILHPREFQDGEEYLQVDEESENPLKRKSPYILKRQLHTNKVRRPYILKRTSFY
- the nts gene encoding neurotensin/neuromedin N isoform X2 is translated as MQVQMTSVVILFLICNGRCTDDQKGCARESLCSSYSSADGDRRTVAMEEETLARLLASEVKQSRHSAPLWQLPLLNMCRMLGSVTEPWQDRTDEEIQAGFEQRLDAVLTPTLEQLYDLQTLCKILHPREFQDGEEYLQVDEESENPLKRKSPYILKRQLHTNKVRRPYILKRTSFY